Part of the Cyanobium sp. ATX 6F1 genome is shown below.
GGACCCCGAGACCCACAAGGATGCAGGCGAATTCGCAGGCGATGAAGCCGGCGCCCACGATCAGCACCGAGGCTGGCAGGTCCTCCTGCAGAAACAGGTCGTCGCTGACCCAGGCCAGCTCCGCCCCCGGAATCAGCGGCCGCCGTGGCCGCCCGCCGACGGCGATCAGGATCCGCTCGGCCTCGATGCGCTGCTCTCCGCCAGCGCCCGCCACCAGCAGGTGATGGGGGTCTTCGAAGTGGGCAAAGCCGCGCATCAGTTCCACCCCGGCCTTCTCCAGAAAACCCACATGCAGGGCATCGAGGCGGTCCACCTCGGCGCGCACGCTGGCCAGCAGCTTGGCGGGGTGGCAGCGCACCTCCCTCAATTCCCAGCCGAAGCTGGCGGCATTGGCCAGGGTCTCGCGGTAGGCCGATCCGTACACCAGCAGCTTCTTGGGGACGCAGCCACGGATCACGCAGGTGCCGCCAACGCGGTCGCCTTCGATCAGGGCCACCCGGGCCCCATGGGCCGCCGCCCGCTTGCTGGCGGCCAGCCCCCCGGAGCCCGCCCCGATCACGACCAGATCCCAGTGTTCGGCCATGGCGGCAGCCTCCGTCTCTGGGCCGAGCATGTCACGGCTCAACAAGGGGAGTGGCCCCCTTGACAGGACGCCTTCTCGGCTGGATCTTTGGCCTCCTTCCACCAGATGTCCAGGCCATGGCCTCCCCTGCCACCACGGGTAGTGCTGATCGTGCCAATGGCCGCGCCGGCGGGGAGTGGGGGCTGGTGCTGGATCTCCCCGCCGATCTGCTCGCCGCCATGGAGGGGTTCCTGCACAGGCGACCTGGCCTTGACACCAATCAGCTGCTTCAGACCGCCCTGGCCCAGTTCCTGGTGCAGCAGGGCGCAGCCCAGCCCGTGGTGCGGGAGCTTTACCTTGATGGCCTGTTCAACATGCCCTGACCATGCCGCTGGCCCTCCCCCCCGAGGCCTACCTGTGGTTCAAAACGCTCCACATCGTTGGCGTGGTGGTCTGGTTTGCGGGGCTGTTCTACCTGGTGCGACTGTTCATCTATCACGTCGAGGCCGAGGAGCTGCAGGACCCTGTGAGGGGTGCGTTCAAGGCCCAGTACGCCCTGATGGAGCGGCGGCTGGCCAACATCATCACCACCCCGGGCATGGTGGTGGCCGTGGCGATGGCGGTGGGGTTGCTGGTGGTGCAGCCGGCCTGGCTGCACCAGAGCTGGATGCACGCCAAGCTTGCGTTGGTGGTGGCCTTGCTGGCCTATCACGCCTTCTGTTATCGCCTTATGGGCCAGCTCAGGGCCGGGACCTGCCGCTGGGGGGGCAAGCAACTGCGCGCCCTCAACGAGCTGCCCACCTTGATGCTGGTGCTGGTGGTGATGCTGGTGGTGTTCAAGGGCCAGTTCCCCACGGGCGCGGCCACCTGGTTCCTGGTGGCGTTGGTGCTGGCGATGGCCGCCTCGATCCAGTTCTATGCCCGCTGGCGGCGCCTGAGGGCCGAGCGGGAAACCCTGGCCGCCGGTGGTTGAGCCCCGCCCCACGGTTGCGTTGAGTGGCCCCCGGCGCCCGGGCGCTCCCCATCCCCTGGCGGCAGTGCTCGAGCAGGTCACGGCCGAGAGTTGCCCGGCGCGGTTCAACTTCCACTGCCACACCACCTGCAGTGACGGCAGCCTGCGACCCGAAGCCCTGGCGCGCCAGGCGATCGACCGTGGGCTGGAGCATTTCGCCGTCACCGACCACCACAGCCTTGGGGCCCATGGCCCGATTCAGCGTCAGTTGGAGCAGCATCGGCAGTCCGGTCAGGCGGTGCCGGTGCTGTGGACGGGGGTGGAGATCAGCTGTCTGTTGGAGGGTTGTCTCGTGCACGTGCTCGCCCTGGGTTTCGAGGCGGGCCACGGCGCGCTGGAGCCCTACCTCCAGGGGACGGCCGTGGTGGGCCAGGCCCTTAGGGCTGAGGCCGTGCGCGAAGCGATCACCGCCGCCGGCGGCCTGGCCCTTCTGGCCCACCCAGCCCGCTATCGGCTGCCCCACCAGCGCCTGATCGCCGCTGCCGCCGCCCTCGGATTCGATGGGGCGGAGGCCTGGTACGACTACGGCATGGAGGGCCGCTGGTCGCCCACGCCCGTGGTCTGCAACGCCATCGATCGTCAGTTGGCTGATCTCGGACTTTTGCGTAGTTGCGGTACCGATACCCATGGATCGGCCCTCGACGGCCGCTAGGGTTTGATCACGCTTTCCTGACCAATCGATGGGACTCTTCGACCGTTTGCTGGGCAACCGTTCCTGGAGCAAGAGCAGCGAAGAGAAGACCAAGAAGGAAACAACCTCCTACTACCTCGACCCTGACTCCTCCAGCAGCCTCGGCAACGTGGAGTTCATGCGCAAACCGAACACCATCCGCCGCACCTTTCCCGGCAATGCCGACAACCCCGGCGGCAAGGAATTCATCCAGGAGGTCGACTCCATGGCTGCTCGGGTGGAGATGGCCAGTGATGGTCTGCCCGGGACCGCCAGGGCCGATGTCAACATCGACCTCACCGGTGGCATTCCCAAGCCGGTCAAGAAAACCTTCGCCGAGCGACTGAGCGCTTCCGAGCTCGCCAAGCGAATGAAGGGATCGGCCGTCACCGGCACGAACCAGGTGGGCGCTCCCCCTCCCCGCCGGGCCACGAGGGAGGGTCAGGAGATCCAGCCCTCCAGCTCCGCGCCCACGTCCAAGCCCGGCTCCACCGATGACTGGCTGAACGCGGCCAGGGATCTCAACCTCTGATCCCCCTGAGGGTCTCGGCAACCCGACGGCTCAGCCTTCCACCATCCGTTCGCTGCTGAGCACCAGTTCCCGCAGGTGCGCCAGTTGCCCCAAGCTGGCGCCCTCCCATAGCCTCCGGTTGTGGGACTCCAGCAGGCGCTCGGCCATGTCCCGCAGAGCCCAGGGGTTGGAGTTGCGCAGAAACTCCAGCACGGTTTCGTCGCTCAACCACTGGTCGCAGATGGCGCCATAGCTCCAATCCGGCACCCGGCCGGTGCTGGCGTCGTAGGCAAAGAGATAATCGAGGCTGGCGGCCAGCTCGAAGCCCCCCTTGTAGCCATGGCGGGTCATGCCCTCGATCCAGCGCGGGTTCAGCACCCGGGAGCGCAGCACCTTGTCCAGTTCCTTTTCCAGCCGGTGTACGCGCGGCCGCTGGGACCTGGAATGGTCGGCGAACCAAAGGGCGGGGGCGCTGCCGCGCACCGCTTCAGTGGCGGCGCTCAGGCCCCCCTGGAACTGGTAGTAGTCGTCGGAATCGAGCAGGTCGTGCTCACGGTTGTCCTGGTTGTGAAGTACCACCTGAACGCTGCGCAGCCGCTGCTCCAGCCCCGCCCGGTCCGCCACCGCTTCGGTGCCCGCTGAATCGGTCCCCCCGTAGCGCCAGCCGCTCCAGTTCAGATAGGCCTCGCCCAGATCGCTGCGGTTCTCCCACTGGCCGCTGTCGATCAGCCCCTGGAGCCCCGCTCCGTAGGCCCCGGGCGCTGAGCCATAGACCCGGGCGGCCTGGCCCTCCAAGCGGGCCGCCGCCGCCAGGGGGTTGTCCGACTCAGATTCATCCAGGGAGGCCACCAGCTCCGTGGCCCGGTTGAACCAGGTGACCAGCTGGGGGAAGGCATCACGGAACAGACCGGAGATGCGCAGGGTCACATCCACCCGGGGGCGCCCCAGCAGGGTGAGCGGAATCAGCTCCAGGTCCACCAGGCGGCGCGTGGGACCATCCCACACCGGCCGGACCCCCATCAAGGCCAGGGCCTGGGCGATGTCCTCGCCGCCGTTGCGCATGGTGGCCGTGCCCCAGACCGAAAGAGCGAGCTGACGCAGGTCGTCGCCCTCCTCCTGCAGATGCAGCTCGATCAGCAATTCGGCGCTGCGGCGTCCCAGGTCCCAGGCGGCCTCGGTGGGCAGCCCGCGCAGATCCACGCTGTAGAAGTTGCGGCCCGTGGGCAGCAGGTCGGGGCGGCCGCGGGTGGGCGCTCCTGAGGGTCCGGCGGCGATGCGCTCCCCGGCCAGGGCCTCCAGGAAGGCACTGCGTTCGGCCTCGCCGCAGGCGAGCAGGTTGGGCAGTAAGCCGTCGCGCACCCTCTCCAGCACGGCTGTGGTGGCCTCTCCGGCGCTGGGAAGAGGACCCTCGCGCCGATCAAGCAATTTCTCCATCAGTTCGAGCGCCTGCTGCTCCAACAGCGCCACCCCATCCCCCACCCGGCGCGGGCCGCCTCCCAGGCGCGTTTGGTCAGAGTCGCTGAGCAGCTTCTCTTCCTGATCGGCCCAGGGATCGAACTCCAGGCGCTGGTCCCGGGCCAGCGCCTGGGTGAGGCCTTCCCCCCCGGGGACGGGCGGCCTGGCCATGGCCAGCAGCAGCTCCGCCAGGGGGGCCGCCGCCGGCAGTTCCCCGAAGATGTGCAGGCCCGTGCGGATCTGAGCTTCCTTGAGTTCACAGAGGTAGCCGTCGGCGATCTCCAGATCCAGGGGCAGGTGGAGCGCCTGGAGGCAACGCTCCAGGCGCTCCCGCAGACCCACCAGCCGCGCGCTGCCCAGTTGGCGGGCCTCCCAGTGCTCATCCAGCAGGGCTTCGAGTTCCAGCAGCGGCCCGTGGAGCCCCGCCCGAGCCAGGGGAGGGGTGAGGTGGTCGAGGATCACCGCCTGGGCGCGACGCTTGGCCTGGGAGCCTTCCCCCGGATCGTTGACGATGAACGGATAGACGTGGGGCATCGGCCCCAGGGCCCACTCGGGGAAGCAGGAGGCTGAGAGGCCCAGGCCTTTGCCCGGCAGCCACTCCAGGTTGCCGTGCTTGCCCACGTGCACCACCACCTGGCAGCGGGCCTGCTGGCGCAGCCAGAGGTATTGGGCCAGGTAGGCGTGGGGGGGCGGCAGGTCGGGGGCGTGGTAGCTGAGGCTGGGGTCACGGTCGTAGCCGCGTTCCGGCTGCACCAGCACCACCACTTCGCCGAAACGCAGCCCCCGGATCGGAAAGCCGCCCGGCTCCAGTGACGGGTCCGCCTCCGGCGGCCCCCAGCGCGCCTCCAGCAGCTGCCGTCCCTGCTCCGGCAGCGTGTTGTACCAGCGCCGGTAGAGCTCCAGATCGAGATGGCTCAGGGGCGGCCGGTGGCCGCTCTCCGGATCGTTGGTGCGCCCCTCCAGCAACCGGTGGATCAGGGCATCACCATCGGCCGGCAGGGGAGCCGTGCCCAGGTCGTGGCCACTGGCGCGCAGCCAGCCCAGCATGCGGGCGCAACTGGTCGGGGTGTCG
Proteins encoded:
- a CDS encoding DUF2811 domain-containing protein, which translates into the protein MASPATTGSADRANGRAGGEWGLVLDLPADLLAAMEGFLHRRPGLDTNQLLQTALAQFLVQQGAAQPVVRELYLDGLFNMP
- the hemJ gene encoding protoporphyrinogen oxidase HemJ; the protein is MPLALPPEAYLWFKTLHIVGVVVWFAGLFYLVRLFIYHVEAEELQDPVRGAFKAQYALMERRLANIITTPGMVVAVAMAVGLLVVQPAWLHQSWMHAKLALVVALLAYHAFCYRLMGQLRAGTCRWGGKQLRALNELPTLMLVLVVMLVVFKGQFPTGAATWFLVALVLAMAASIQFYARWRRLRAERETLAAGG
- the cobN gene encoding cobaltochelatase subunit CobN, which encodes MHRLAAVPGLDDSSGGPAYVEQPPAPVVVLSSADTDLATLAALLEQEPDLLGDELRGLNLAALEHPAVIDHYIARTLRPARLVLVRLLGGRGHWSYGLEQLQLWSAEPNHQLIVVAGTADQAEELAALGNVDPALTIALGQCLREGGSANWRSMLLSLRSLLSGVRPSPPEPVPLPDPLAHDWRDDTGARVGVVLYRALLQADDLALAEALLTALRGQGLCPRALWVSGLRELAVQRGVADLLGREQVQAVVCTTSFASVQFEEAGLGAPLWEALAVPVLQLLCSTQSRARWQASSIGLGPLDLSLQVALPELDGRLTTRVGAFKELARADGRLASAAMHYVPDLERLDWVSRLVKGWTDLRQTPTHERRLALVLANYPTRNGRLANGVGLDTPTSCARMLGWLRASGHDLGTAPLPADGDALIHRLLEGRTNDPESGHRPPLSHLDLELYRRWYNTLPEQGRQLLEARWGPPEADPSLEPGGFPIRGLRFGEVVVLVQPERGYDRDPSLSYHAPDLPPPHAYLAQYLWLRQQARCQVVVHVGKHGNLEWLPGKGLGLSASCFPEWALGPMPHVYPFIVNDPGEGSQAKRRAQAVILDHLTPPLARAGLHGPLLELEALLDEHWEARQLGSARLVGLRERLERCLQALHLPLDLEIADGYLCELKEAQIRTGLHIFGELPAAAPLAELLLAMARPPVPGGEGLTQALARDQRLEFDPWADQEEKLLSDSDQTRLGGGPRRVGDGVALLEQQALELMEKLLDRREGPLPSAGEATTAVLERVRDGLLPNLLACGEAERSAFLEALAGERIAAGPSGAPTRGRPDLLPTGRNFYSVDLRGLPTEAAWDLGRRSAELLIELHLQEEGDDLRQLALSVWGTATMRNGGEDIAQALALMGVRPVWDGPTRRLVDLELIPLTLLGRPRVDVTLRISGLFRDAFPQLVTWFNRATELVASLDESESDNPLAAAARLEGQAARVYGSAPGAYGAGLQGLIDSGQWENRSDLGEAYLNWSGWRYGGTDSAGTEAVADRAGLEQRLRSVQVVLHNQDNREHDLLDSDDYYQFQGGLSAATEAVRGSAPALWFADHSRSQRPRVHRLEKELDKVLRSRVLNPRWIEGMTRHGYKGGFELAASLDYLFAYDASTGRVPDWSYGAICDQWLSDETVLEFLRNSNPWALRDMAERLLESHNRRLWEGASLGQLAHLRELVLSSERMVEG
- a CDS encoding PHP domain-containing protein; protein product: MSGPRRPGAPHPLAAVLEQVTAESCPARFNFHCHTTCSDGSLRPEALARQAIDRGLEHFAVTDHHSLGAHGPIQRQLEQHRQSGQAVPVLWTGVEISCLLEGCLVHVLALGFEAGHGALEPYLQGTAVVGQALRAEAVREAITAAGGLALLAHPARYRLPHQRLIAAAAALGFDGAEAWYDYGMEGRWSPTPVVCNAIDRQLADLGLLRSCGTDTHGSALDGR